A section of the Macadamia integrifolia cultivar HAES 741 chromosome 9, SCU_Mint_v3, whole genome shotgun sequence genome encodes:
- the LOC122088433 gene encoding NDR1/HIN1-like protein 13 codes for MADRIHPRNSATDEENPTPHPHGPPSLPETPGSAASRPMLEKPPPPPEGTYVVQLPKDQVYRVPSPRAAARYENYNLRKHRRCGGCCCRFFCCLFGFIVVLAILIGIAALVFWLVVKPKTPSYSVTNISIKGFNTTQLTTSQTLSPEFDVTVSADNPNTKIGIYYEPKSSVKIYHSNLELSNGSLPVFYQPTQNITTFVVTMTGSVPLTTTLSSTLVAEQSAGKIPLVLDISVPAKLKIGAVKTWVFTVKVNCDIVVNSLTTNSNIVSKSCGVNLNIW; via the coding sequence ATGGCGGACAGAATTCACCCGAGAAACTCAGCCACCGATGAGGAGAACCCTACCCCACACCCACACGGACCACCATCTTTACCAGAAACCCCTGGGAGCGCCGCTAGTCGTCCAATGCTCGAGaaacccccaccaccaccagagGGTACCTACGTCGTTCAGCTTCCTAAAGATCAAGTATACAGAGTCCCATCACCTCGCGCCGCCGCTCGCTACGAAAACTACAATCTACGCAAACATCGTCGCTGCGGTGGTTGCTGTTGCCGCTTCTTCTGCTGTCTCTTCGGCTTCATCGTCGTCCTTGCCATCCTCATCGGCATTGCCGCCCTTGTCTTCTGGTTAGTCGTCAAGCCGAAAACACCGAGCTATTCAGTCACTAATATCTCCATCAAAGGCTTCAATACGACTCAACTAACGACTTCCCAAACTCTCTCCCCTGAATTCGACGTCACAGTCTCAGCTGATAACCCTAACACAAAGATCGGAATCTATTATGAACCAAAAAGCTCTGTGAAGATTTATCACTCTAATTTGGAGCTCAGCAATGGATCCCTTCCAGTATTTTACCAGCCAACACAGAACATTACTACTTTTGTTGTCACAATGACAGGGTCTGTGCCATTAACGACGACTCTGAGTTCTACTTTGGTTGCAGAACAAAGTGCAGGGAAGATTCCTTTGGTGTTGGACATTAGTGTTCCTGCAAAATTGAAGATTGGGGCTGTGAAGACTTGGGTATTCACAGTTAAGGTGAACTGCGATATTGTGGTGAATAGTCTAACAACAAATTCGAACATTGTATCGAAAAGCTGTGGTGTTAATCTGAATATATGGTAG